One Dietzia sp. JS16-p6b genomic window carries:
- the fusA gene encoding elongation factor G → MAQDVLTDLNKVRNIGIMAHIDAGKTTVTERILFYTGVNRKIGETHDGASTTDWMEQEKERGITITSAAVTCFWDNNQINIIDTPGHVDFTVEVERSLRVLDGAVAVFDGKEGVEPQSEQVWRQAEKYDVPRICFVNKMDKMGADFYYTVQTIIDRLGAKPLVLQLPIGAEDEFDGVIDLVDMKALVWPGVTPIGTEATVQEIPAELKDKADEYREKLLEAVAESDEALMEKYFGGEELTKDEIQAAIRKMTVNAEIYPVLCGSAYKNKGVQPLLDAVISYLPTPLDVGSIHGHAVGDEETEIRRQPSKDEPFAALAFKIAVHPFFGELTFVRVYSGRIDPSTQVMNATKGKKERVGKLFQMHANKEMPVEEAVAGHIYAFIGLKDTTTGDTLCDLNNQVILESMTFPAPVIDVSIEPKTKADQEKLGTAIQKLAREDPTFSVRLDDETGQTVIGGMGELHLDVLVDRMKREFKVEANVGKPQVAYRETIKGTVEKYDYTHKKQTGGSGQFAKVQIRLEPLPQEQVEEGETYEFDDKVTGGRVPKEYIPSVDAGIKDAMQYGVLAGYPMVNVKATLVDGAYHEVDSSEMAFKVAGSMAFKEAARKCQPVILEPLMAVEVITPEDYMGDVIGDINSRRGQIQAMEERSGARVVKANVPLSEMFGYVGDLRSRTQGRANYSMVFSHYAEVPASVSKEIIAKATGE, encoded by the coding sequence GTGGCACAGGACGTGCTGACCGACCTCAACAAGGTCCGCAACATCGGCATCATGGCGCACATCGACGCCGGTAAGACGACCGTCACCGAGCGCATCCTGTTCTACACGGGTGTCAACCGGAAGATCGGCGAGACGCACGACGGCGCCTCGACCACCGACTGGATGGAGCAGGAGAAGGAGCGCGGCATCACCATCACGTCGGCCGCCGTCACCTGCTTCTGGGACAACAACCAGATCAACATCATCGACACCCCGGGCCACGTCGACTTCACGGTCGAGGTCGAGCGGTCGCTCCGTGTGCTCGACGGCGCGGTCGCGGTCTTCGACGGCAAGGAGGGCGTCGAGCCCCAGTCGGAGCAGGTCTGGCGCCAGGCGGAGAAGTACGACGTCCCGCGCATCTGTTTCGTCAACAAGATGGACAAGATGGGCGCGGACTTCTACTACACCGTGCAGACCATCATCGACCGGCTCGGTGCCAAGCCGCTCGTCCTGCAGCTGCCCATCGGTGCGGAGGACGAGTTCGACGGGGTCATCGACCTCGTGGACATGAAGGCCCTCGTGTGGCCCGGCGTCACGCCGATCGGCACCGAGGCCACGGTCCAGGAGATCCCCGCGGAGCTCAAGGACAAGGCGGACGAGTACCGCGAGAAGCTCCTCGAGGCCGTCGCCGAGAGCGACGAGGCCCTCATGGAGAAGTACTTCGGCGGCGAGGAGCTGACGAAGGACGAGATCCAGGCCGCGATCCGCAAGATGACGGTGAACGCCGAGATCTACCCGGTGCTGTGTGGCTCGGCGTACAAGAACAAGGGCGTCCAGCCCCTGCTCGACGCGGTCATCTCCTACCTGCCCACCCCGTTGGACGTCGGCTCGATCCACGGTCACGCCGTCGGGGACGAGGAGACGGAGATCCGTCGTCAGCCGTCGAAGGACGAGCCGTTCGCGGCGCTGGCGTTCAAGATCGCCGTGCACCCGTTCTTCGGTGAGCTCACCTTCGTCCGCGTGTACTCGGGCCGGATCGACCCGAGCACCCAGGTCATGAACGCGACCAAGGGCAAGAAGGAGCGCGTCGGCAAGCTCTTCCAGATGCACGCCAACAAGGAGATGCCCGTCGAGGAGGCCGTGGCCGGCCACATCTACGCGTTCATCGGGCTCAAGGACACGACCACGGGTGACACCCTGTGCGACCTGAACAACCAGGTCATCCTCGAGTCGATGACGTTCCCGGCGCCGGTGATCGACGTGTCGATCGAGCCCAAGACCAAGGCGGACCAGGAGAAGCTCGGCACCGCGATCCAGAAGCTGGCCCGCGAGGACCCGACGTTCTCCGTCCGCCTGGACGACGAGACCGGTCAGACCGTCATCGGCGGCATGGGCGAGCTCCACCTGGACGTCCTCGTCGACCGGATGAAGCGTGAGTTCAAGGTCGAGGCCAACGTCGGCAAGCCGCAGGTCGCGTACCGCGAGACCATCAAGGGCACGGTCGAGAAGTACGACTACACCCACAAGAAGCAGACCGGTGGTTCGGGTCAGTTCGCCAAGGTCCAGATCCGTCTCGAGCCGCTCCCCCAGGAGCAGGTCGAGGAGGGCGAGACCTACGAGTTCGACGACAAGGTCACCGGTGGTCGCGTCCCCAAGGAGTACATCCCCTCCGTGGACGCCGGCATCAAGGACGCCATGCAGTACGGCGTCCTGGCCGGGTACCCGATGGTCAACGTCAAGGCGACCCTGGTCGACGGCGCGTACCACGAGGTCGACTCCTCGGAGATGGCGTTCAAGGTCGCGGGCTCGATGGCCTTCAAGGAGGCCGCACGCAAGTGTCAGCCGGTGATCCTGGAGCCGCTCATGGCGGTCGAGGTCATCACCCCCGAGGACTACATGGGCGACGTCATCGGCGACATCAACTCCCGACGCGGCCAGATCCAGGCGATGGAGGAGCGCTCCGGCGCCCGCGTCGTCAAGGCCAACGTGCCGCTGTCGGAGATGTTCGGCTACGTCGGCGACCTCCGGTCGCGGACGCAGGGCCGGGCCAACTACTCGATGGTCTTCTCCCACTACGCCGAGGTTCCGGCGAGTGTGTCCAAGGAGATCATCGCCAAGGCGACCGGCGAGTAA
- the tuf gene encoding elongation factor Tu — protein MAKAKFERTKPHVNIGTIGHVDHGKTTTTAAITKVLADTYPDLNDAFAFDEIDKAPEEKARGITINISHVEYQTEKRHYAHVDAPGHADYIKNMITGAAQMDGAILVVAATDGPMPQTREHVLLARQVGVPYILVALNKCDMVDDEEILELVEMEVRELLGSQEFDEDAPVVHISALKALEGDEKWVQAIRDLMQACDDSIPDPERETDKPFLMPVEDVFTITGRGTVVTGRIERGQINVNEDVELIGIKDKATKTTITGIEMFRKLLDYGEAGDNVGLLVRGLKREEVERGQVVIKPGAYTPHTNFEGQAYILSKDEGGRHTPFFNNYRPQFYFRTTDVTGVVTLPEGTEMVMPGDNTEMSVELIQPVAMDEGLRFAIREGGRTVGAGQVTKIIK, from the coding sequence GTGGCGAAGGCGAAGTTCGAGCGGACCAAACCGCACGTTAACATCGGCACCATCGGTCACGTCGACCATGGCAAGACCACCACCACCGCGGCCATCACCAAGGTCCTGGCGGACACCTACCCGGATCTCAACGACGCGTTCGCGTTCGACGAGATCGACAAGGCGCCGGAGGAGAAGGCTCGTGGTATCACGATCAACATCTCCCACGTCGAGTACCAGACCGAGAAGCGCCACTACGCGCACGTCGACGCCCCGGGCCACGCGGACTACATCAAGAACATGATCACGGGTGCCGCCCAGATGGACGGCGCGATCCTGGTCGTGGCGGCCACCGACGGCCCGATGCCGCAGACCCGTGAGCACGTGCTGCTCGCCCGCCAGGTCGGCGTCCCCTACATCCTCGTCGCCCTCAACAAGTGCGACATGGTCGACGACGAGGAGATCCTCGAGCTCGTCGAGATGGAGGTGCGTGAGCTCCTCGGCTCGCAGGAGTTCGACGAGGACGCCCCCGTCGTGCACATCTCGGCGCTCAAGGCGCTCGAGGGTGACGAGAAGTGGGTCCAGGCGATCCGCGACCTCATGCAGGCCTGTGACGACTCCATCCCGGACCCCGAGCGTGAGACGGACAAGCCGTTCCTCATGCCCGTCGAGGACGTCTTCACGATCACCGGTCGTGGCACCGTCGTCACCGGTCGTATCGAGCGTGGCCAGATCAACGTCAACGAGGATGTCGAGCTCATCGGCATCAAGGACAAGGCCACCAAGACCACCATCACGGGCATCGAGATGTTCCGTAAGCTCCTCGACTACGGCGAGGCCGGCGACAACGTCGGTCTGCTCGTCCGTGGCCTCAAGCGCGAGGAGGTCGAGCGCGGCCAGGTCGTCATCAAGCCGGGCGCGTACACCCCGCACACGAACTTCGAGGGCCAGGCGTACATCCTGTCCAAGGACGAGGGCGGCCGCCACACGCCGTTCTTCAACAACTACCGTCCGCAGTTCTACTTCCGCACCACGGACGTGACCGGCGTCGTGACCCTCCCCGAGGGCACCGAGATGGTCATGCCGGGCGACAACACCGAGATGAGCGTCGAGCTCATCCAGCCGGTCGCCATGGACGAGGGACTGCGCTTCGCGATCCGTGAGGGTGGCCGCACCGTCGGCGCCGGTCAGGTCACCAAGATCATCAAGTGA
- a CDS encoding TetR/AcrR family transcriptional regulator, protein MTAPEKRAPKQDRSRLTRERLLGASIDLLATQGWAATTVGAVAAAAGVSRGAAQHHFPTREDLITAALGHMIEQRLEDVRRVGLDLPEPGPERTVAVVRLIVQHYTSDLFKAALHVWTAAASDPALRDRVLPFETHMSREVLVIAAEALGYDPADLRVRRPLQATLDLARGLGLADVLSDDSARREKVIRYWAETLDLMLAQVPAASDRGLHPGRVLTDPHGGG, encoded by the coding sequence ATGACGGCACCCGAGAAGCGGGCCCCCAAGCAGGACCGTAGCCGCCTGACGCGGGAACGACTCCTCGGTGCGTCGATCGACCTCCTCGCCACCCAGGGCTGGGCGGCGACCACCGTGGGGGCGGTGGCCGCCGCCGCCGGCGTCTCACGGGGTGCCGCCCAGCACCACTTCCCGACCCGGGAGGACCTCATCACCGCCGCCCTCGGGCACATGATCGAGCAGCGGCTCGAGGACGTGCGGAGGGTCGGCCTGGATCTGCCGGAGCCGGGTCCCGAACGCACGGTCGCCGTGGTCCGGCTGATCGTCCAGCACTACACCTCGGATCTCTTCAAGGCCGCGCTCCACGTGTGGACCGCCGCGGCCAGCGACCCGGCGCTGCGCGACCGGGTGCTCCCGTTCGAGACCCACATGTCCCGCGAGGTGCTGGTGATCGCGGCCGAGGCCCTCGGGTACGACCCCGCCGACCTCCGGGTGCGTCGGCCCCTGCAGGCGACCCTCGACCTGGCGCGCGGGCTCGGCCTCGCGGACGTGCTCTCCGATGACTCGGCCCGTCGCGAGAAGGTCATCCGGTACTGGGCCGAGACGCTGGACCTGATGCTCGCGCAGGTCCCGGCGGCGTCGGACCGGGGCCTGCACCCCGGCCGCGTTTTGACCGATCCTCACGGGGGCGGTTAG
- the rplC gene encoding 50S ribosomal protein L3, with translation MSTTEIKGILGAKLGMTQVFDENNRVVPVTVIKAGPCVVTGIRTEQTDGYNAVQIAFGAIDPRKVTKPVSGQFAKAGVTPRRHVAEIRLDNAEQAAGYELGQELGADVFSDGAFVDVTGTSKGKGFAGTMKRHGFAGQGASHGTQAVHRRPGSIGGASTPGRVFRGKKMAGRMGNERVTTMNLKVHKVDAEAGVLLIKGAIPGRNGGLVMVRSAVKGGARA, from the coding sequence ATGAGTACAACCGAGATCAAGGGAATCCTGGGCGCGAAGCTCGGCATGACCCAGGTCTTCGACGAGAACAACCGGGTCGTCCCGGTTACCGTCATCAAGGCCGGGCCGTGTGTCGTCACCGGGATCCGTACAGAGCAGACCGACGGCTACAACGCCGTCCAGATCGCCTTCGGCGCGATCGACCCCCGCAAGGTCACCAAGCCCGTGTCGGGTCAGTTCGCCAAGGCGGGTGTGACCCCGCGTCGCCACGTCGCGGAGATCCGACTCGACAACGCCGAGCAGGCGGCCGGCTACGAGCTGGGCCAGGAGCTCGGCGCGGACGTGTTCTCCGACGGCGCCTTCGTCGACGTCACCGGCACCTCCAAGGGCAAGGGATTCGCCGGCACGATGAAGCGTCACGGCTTCGCGGGCCAGGGTGCCTCGCACGGTACCCAGGCCGTGCACCGTCGGCCCGGTTCCATCGGCGGCGCATCGACCCCGGGCCGGGTGTTCCGGGGCAAGAAGATGGCCGGACGCATGGGCAACGAGCGCGTGACCACGATGAACCTCAAGGTCCACAAGGTCGACGCCGAGGCCGGCGTCCTCCTGATCAAGGGAGCCATCCCGGGTCGCAACGGCGGCCTCGTGATGGTCCGTTCCGCAGTGAAGGGCGGTGCGCGCGCATGA
- a CDS encoding enoyl-CoA hydratase family protein — translation MTAQGEQVLVRYEVSGGAARVTLDSQHNRNAISTALVGQLHAALDRAATDHDARVVVLGHAGGTFCAGADLSEASASQGSPEDQAAERTRVFLGLLRAILSHPKPVIAAVDGHVRAGGMGLVAACDLALAGPASTFALTEVRLGLAAAMISVPLAARITSRDLSRALLTGERFDAEHARRIGLLTEAVEDLEAAVGDLVDAFRPCSPQGLAENKALLAAPILADLDARGEELAGVTARLFTTAEVAEGMTAFLERRPPSWATPDA, via the coding sequence ATGACCGCGCAGGGTGAGCAGGTGCTGGTGCGGTACGAGGTCTCGGGCGGTGCGGCCCGTGTGACCCTGGACTCGCAGCACAACCGCAACGCCATCTCCACCGCGCTGGTCGGGCAGCTGCACGCCGCGCTGGACCGGGCGGCCACCGACCACGACGCCCGCGTGGTGGTCCTCGGTCACGCCGGCGGCACCTTCTGCGCCGGCGCCGACCTCTCCGAGGCCTCCGCGAGCCAGGGGAGTCCCGAGGATCAGGCCGCCGAGCGGACCCGGGTCTTCCTCGGGTTGCTGCGCGCGATCCTCTCGCACCCCAAGCCGGTGATCGCCGCCGTGGACGGCCACGTCCGAGCCGGGGGGATGGGGCTGGTGGCCGCCTGCGATCTCGCGCTGGCGGGGCCGGCCTCGACGTTCGCGCTCACCGAGGTCCGCCTCGGTCTGGCGGCGGCCATGATCTCGGTGCCGCTCGCCGCGCGGATCACCTCGCGGGACCTCTCCCGCGCCCTGCTGACCGGAGAGAGGTTCGACGCCGAGCACGCCCGGCGGATCGGCCTGCTCACGGAGGCGGTCGAGGATCTCGAGGCCGCTGTCGGTGACCTCGTCGACGCGTTCCGGCCCTGCTCGCCGCAGGGACTCGCGGAGAACAAGGCACTGCTCGCCGCACCGATCCTGGCCGATCTCGACGCCCGGGGTGAGGAACTGGCCGGGGTGACCGCACGCCTGTTCACCACCGCCGAGGTGGCCGAGGGGATGACGGCCTTCCTTGAACGCCGTCCGCCCTCCTGGGCGACGCCGGACGCGTAG
- the rpsJ gene encoding 30S ribosomal protein S10 — MAGQKIRIRLKAYDHEAIDASARKIVETVTRTGARVVGPVPLPTEKNVYCVIRSPHKYKDSREHFEMRTHKRLIDILDPTPKTVDALMRIDLPASVDVNIQ; from the coding sequence GTGGCGGGACAAAAGATCCGCATCCGGCTCAAGGCCTACGACCACGAGGCCATCGACGCCTCGGCGCGCAAGATCGTCGAGACGGTCACCCGCACGGGAGCTCGTGTCGTCGGCCCGGTGCCGTTGCCGACCGAGAAGAACGTGTACTGCGTCATCCGCTCGCCGCACAAGTACAAGGATTCGCGCGAGCACTTCGAGATGCGCACCCACAAGCGGTTGATCGACATCCTCGACCCCACGCCCAAGACCGTGGACGCGCTCATGCGCATCGACCTGCCTGCCAGCGTCGACGTCAACATCCAGTGA
- the rpsG gene encoding 30S ribosomal protein S7, whose amino-acid sequence MPRKGPAPKRQLINDPVYGSPLVTQLVNKILLDGKKTTAERIVYSALEICREKTGTDPVLTLKKALDNVKPALEVRSRRVGGATYQVPVEVRPGRSTTLAMRWLVNFSRQRRENSMVERLANEILDASNGLGAAVKRREDTHKMAEANRAFAHYRW is encoded by the coding sequence ATGCCTCGTAAGGGTCCCGCCCCGAAGCGCCAGCTGATCAACGATCCGGTCTACGGTTCGCCGCTGGTCACGCAGCTCGTCAACAAGATCCTCCTCGACGGCAAGAAGACGACCGCCGAGCGCATCGTCTACTCCGCGCTGGAGATCTGCCGTGAGAAGACCGGGACCGATCCGGTCCTCACCCTCAAGAAGGCGCTCGACAACGTCAAGCCCGCCCTCGAGGTCCGCTCCCGCCGCGTCGGCGGTGCCACCTACCAGGTGCCCGTCGAGGTCCGCCCCGGGCGTTCCACGACCCTCGCCATGCGCTGGCTGGTGAACTTCTCCCGGCAGCGTCGCGAGAACAGCATGGTCGAGCGGCTCGCCAACGAGATCCTCGACGCCTCCAACGGCCTGGGTGCCGCGGTCAAGCGCCGCGAGGACACCCACAAGATGGCCGAGGCCAACCGGGCGTTCGCACACTACCGCTGGTGA
- the rpsL gene encoding 30S ribosomal protein S12, with protein MPTINQLVRKGRQDKKSSTATAALKGSPQRRGVCTRVYTTTPKKPNSALRKVARVRLTSGIEVSAYIPGEGHNLQEHSMVLVRGGRVKDLPGVRYKIIRGSLDTQGVKDRKQARSRYGAKKEK; from the coding sequence ATGCCAACCATCAACCAGCTGGTCCGCAAGGGCCGCCAGGACAAGAAGTCCTCGACAGCGACGGCGGCGCTCAAGGGCTCGCCCCAGCGTCGTGGCGTGTGCACCCGTGTGTACACCACCACCCCCAAGAAGCCGAACTCCGCGCTGCGCAAGGTCGCCCGTGTGCGCCTGACCAGTGGCATCGAGGTCTCCGCCTACATCCCCGGTGAGGGCCACAACCTCCAGGAGCACTCGATGGTGCTCGTTCGCGGTGGTCGTGTGAAGGACCTCCCGGGTGTCCGTTACAAGATCATCCGCGGCTCCCTCGACACGCAGGGCGTGAAGGACCGCAAGCAGGCCCGCTCCCGCTACGGCGCCAAGAAGGAGAAGTAA
- a CDS encoding acyl-CoA dehydrogenase family protein produces the protein MTDISQIPNPVVDTEEQTQLRKVAFDLGSRYGMEYMREKSDAGETTDELWTEAGKLGLLGVNLPEEYGGGGAGMTELAMVEEELSAAGAGLLMMVVSPAINGTIISRFGTEEQKKRWLPGLASGEIITSFAITEPDAGSNSHAITTTARRDGADFLLSGQKTYISGVDQADAILVVARLEGATSGKLQPALFMVPTDAPGLERTHIPTEVRTPERQFQLYFDDVRLPADALIGDGDTALLMLFAGLNPERIMASGMAIGSARYAMDKATTYANERSVWKTPIGAHQGIAHPLAQCKIELELARLMMRKAAALVDAGLDDLAGEAANMAKYASGEVSARTVDQAIQTLGGNGLSVEYGLAGMLAASRLPRIAPVSREMILNYVAQHSLGLPRSY, from the coding sequence ATGACCGACATCTCACAGATCCCCAACCCCGTCGTCGACACCGAGGAGCAGACGCAGCTCCGCAAGGTGGCCTTTGACCTGGGATCGCGATACGGCATGGAGTACATGCGCGAGAAGTCCGACGCCGGTGAGACCACCGACGAGCTGTGGACCGAGGCGGGCAAGCTCGGGCTGCTGGGGGTGAACCTGCCCGAGGAGTACGGCGGGGGTGGGGCCGGCATGACCGAGCTCGCGATGGTCGAGGAGGAACTCTCCGCCGCGGGCGCCGGGCTGCTCATGATGGTGGTCTCGCCCGCCATCAACGGCACGATCATCTCGCGCTTCGGTACCGAGGAGCAGAAGAAGCGCTGGCTCCCGGGCCTGGCCTCGGGCGAGATCATCACCTCGTTCGCCATCACCGAGCCGGACGCCGGGTCCAACTCCCACGCCATCACCACCACGGCCCGCCGGGACGGCGCGGACTTCCTGCTCAGCGGGCAGAAGACCTACATCTCGGGGGTCGACCAGGCCGACGCGATCCTCGTGGTGGCCCGTCTCGAGGGCGCGACCAGCGGCAAGCTCCAGCCGGCGCTGTTCATGGTGCCCACCGACGCACCGGGCCTCGAGCGCACCCACATCCCCACCGAGGTGCGCACGCCCGAGCGGCAGTTCCAGCTGTACTTCGACGACGTCCGGTTGCCCGCCGACGCGCTCATCGGCGACGGCGACACGGCGCTGCTCATGCTCTTCGCGGGCCTCAACCCCGAGCGCATCATGGCGTCCGGCATGGCGATCGGGTCCGCGCGCTACGCGATGGACAAGGCCACGACGTACGCGAACGAGCGCTCCGTGTGGAAGACCCCGATCGGCGCTCATCAGGGGATCGCGCACCCACTCGCGCAGTGCAAGATCGAGCTGGAGCTGGCGCGTCTCATGATGCGCAAGGCCGCCGCGCTCGTGGACGCCGGCCTGGACGACCTCGCGGGCGAGGCCGCCAACATGGCCAAGTACGCCTCCGGCGAGGTCTCCGCCCGGACCGTCGACCAGGCCATCCAGACCCTCGGCGGCAACGGCCTGTCGGTGGAGTACGGCCTCGCCGGGATGCTCGCCGCGTCACGCCTGCCGCGCATCGCGCCGGTGAGTCGGGAGATGATCCTCAACTACGTTGCCCAGCACTCGCTCGGGCTGCCGAGGAGCTACTGA
- a CDS encoding NDMA-dependent alcohol dehydrogenase codes for MRTRAAIIREPKQDAWEIVDVDIDDPKAGEVQVKLAASGLCHSDEHLLTGDLQFETYPIMGGHEGAGVVTKVGEGVTGLEEGDHVVLAFIPACGVCPPCSEGLQNLCDNGAGLLSGRAISDDGYRVHTADGQPVATMCVLGTFAPHVTVHQSSVVKIEKDIPLDKAALLGCGVCTGWGSATEIGQAKEGDVVVVVGVGGIGINSVQGAAAAGARVIVAVDPVEFKREKAMEFGATHTCASMDEAMALVGELSWGRMADLVLLTMGIVEGKDLLPGLMLTGKGRRCVVVGLGDMMAVDAQISILDLAMQQKTLQGAIFGGTGPRKQIPHLLHQYRAGNLKLDELVTRTYRLDEINQGYQDMRDGKNIRGVIIYDEQDW; via the coding sequence ATGCGCACCAGAGCAGCCATCATCCGTGAGCCCAAGCAGGACGCCTGGGAGATCGTCGACGTCGACATCGACGATCCCAAGGCCGGGGAGGTGCAGGTCAAACTGGCCGCCTCGGGCCTCTGCCACTCGGACGAGCACCTGCTCACCGGCGACCTCCAGTTCGAGACCTACCCGATCATGGGTGGCCACGAGGGTGCCGGTGTGGTGACGAAGGTGGGAGAGGGCGTCACCGGGCTGGAGGAAGGGGACCACGTCGTCCTCGCGTTCATCCCCGCCTGCGGCGTCTGTCCGCCCTGTTCGGAGGGCCTCCAGAATCTCTGCGACAACGGCGCCGGGTTGCTCAGCGGCCGGGCGATCAGCGACGACGGCTACCGTGTGCACACCGCCGACGGTCAACCCGTCGCCACCATGTGCGTCCTCGGCACGTTCGCGCCGCACGTCACCGTCCATCAGTCCTCGGTGGTCAAGATCGAGAAGGACATCCCGCTGGACAAGGCCGCCCTGCTCGGGTGCGGCGTCTGCACGGGCTGGGGCTCGGCCACGGAGATCGGTCAGGCCAAGGAGGGCGACGTCGTGGTCGTCGTCGGGGTGGGCGGAATCGGGATCAACTCGGTGCAGGGCGCGGCCGCCGCGGGCGCGCGTGTCATCGTGGCCGTGGACCCCGTGGAGTTCAAGAGGGAGAAGGCCATGGAGTTCGGGGCCACCCACACGTGTGCCTCGATGGACGAGGCCATGGCGCTGGTGGGGGAGCTGAGCTGGGGACGGATGGCGGACCTGGTCCTGCTCACGATGGGGATCGTGGAGGGCAAGGACCTGCTGCCCGGGTTGATGCTCACCGGCAAGGGGCGTCGCTGTGTGGTGGTGGGTCTGGGGGACATGATGGCGGTCGACGCGCAGATCTCCATCCTCGACCTGGCCATGCAGCAGAAGACCCTGCAGGGCGCGATCTTCGGTGGCACCGGACCCCGCAAGCAGATCCCGCACCTGCTCCACCAGTACCGCGCCGGCAACCTCAAGCTCGACGAGTTGGTCACCAGGACGTACCGGCTGGACGAGATCAACCAGGGGTACCAGGACATGCGTGACGGCAAGAACATCCGCGGTGTGATCATCTACGACGAGCAGGACTGGTAA